The genomic DNA AATGAGATTATGACAAACCATTGGAGCCACTCTCCTTCCATTTCAGCTTGTTGTCCTCGGTGTGTCGTGTCCAAGTGGAGCGGAAGCTCACCAGCTCAGCGGTGATATGAGCGAGACTCCACTGCAGACCTCTGGAGCTCTCCTTCCACAGATTACTGTTGAGAAAAAACAGTGCTGTCATTGCTGTACTTTTCTCCCCCAGCTTTACTTACTTACCTTCTTTCTTTCTGGTCAGTTGCTGGTGCCCACACTTGACTCCAAATGAGGTGAAATAGCTTTTATCCATAATG from Plectropomus leopardus isolate mb unplaced genomic scaffold, YSFRI_Pleo_2.0 unplaced_scaffold26620, whole genome shotgun sequence includes the following:
- the LOC121967010 gene encoding calcium/calmodulin-dependent 3',5'-cyclic nucleotide phosphodiesterase 1B-like, producing the protein MTALFFLNSNLWKESSRGLQWSLAHITAELVSFRSTWTRHTEDNKLKWKESGSNGFSDPGVTKEPRSRQEELSEKSLQDPTTDTKQ